The Glycine soja cultivar W05 chromosome 6, ASM419377v2, whole genome shotgun sequence genome has a window encoding:
- the LOC114416385 gene encoding uncharacterized protein LOC114416385 translates to MGYNWSSIYYANYDLSGYQLVSPIVELLAYNADEDANSSNPFQLGIVAGEKPMTIDFTNATKMNQEDGIKSLCASFEGDGRMKLAKAPNPSTALVCVAKRHGHFGMIVEYSPPDQFRNKPLSRWKVAVGSTIGAALGAFLLGLFLVAMLVRVKKRSRMVEMERRAYEEEALQVSMVGHVRAPTALGTRTTPIIEHEATVKEANTLHNVLETFEASSGLVVNFQKFEIFGRNTQQPIKEQFSQQLGVSKCLGKGRYLGMPSMKKANFGYLRDKIWKKD, encoded by the exons ATGGGGTACAATTGGTCTTCTATATATTATGCTAACTATGATCTCTCTGGGTACCAACTTGTGTCTCCAATTGTGGAACTCCTAGCTTACAATGCTGATGAAGATGCAAACTCAAGCAACCCTTTTCAGCTTGGGATTGTGGCTGGAGAAAAGCCTATGACAATTGACTTCACCAATGCCACAAAGATGAACCAAGAAGATGGGATCAAGTCCTTGTGTGCTAGTTTCGAAGGTGACGGAAGAATGAAACTAGCAAAAGCACCAAACCCTTCAACAGCACTTGTTTGTGTTGCTAAGAGGCATGGCCATTTTGGCATGATTGTGGAGTACTCACCGCCGGATCAGTTCAGGAATAAGCCCTTGAGCCGGTGGAAAGTGGCGGTGGGGAGCACCATTGGCGCCGCTTTGGGTGCTTTTCTTTTAGGCCTTTTTCTTGTGGCAATGCTTGTTAGGGTGAAGAAGAGATCAAGAATGGTGGAGATGGAGAGGAGGGCCTATGAAGAAGAAGCCCTTCAGGTTTCAATGGTTGGACATGTGAGGGCTCCTACTGCACTTGGCACCCGAACCACACCTATAATTGAGCATGA gGCGACTGTAAAGGAAGCGAACACCCTTCATAACGTATTAGAAACATTTGAGGCTTCATCTGGTCTTGTAGTTAACTTCCAGAAATTTGAAATCTTCGGCAGGAACACCCAACAACCCATCAAGGAGCAATTTTCTCAACAACTTGGTGTCTCCAAATGTCTTGGGAAAGGAAGGTATCTTGGCATGCCATCAATGAAGAAGGCAAATTTTGGTTACTTGAGAGACAAAATCTGGAAGAAAGATTAG
- the LOC114417385 gene encoding protein ZINC INDUCED FACILITATOR 1-like isoform X2, which yields MEEGTFEQPSLEKHYYGNCPGCKVDQAKELRKDVSIRNLSYIWMAVLCGTLPVASLFPFVYFMVKDFNIAKTEADISTYAGYVGSSFMLGRALTSIFWGMLSDRYGRKPVIISGIITVVIFNTLFGLSTNLWMAISMRFLLGSLNGLLGPIKAYAAEIFREEKQALGLSNFVAAWGVGLVIGPALGGYLAQPVLKYPHMFPKDSFWDRFPYFLPCFIISAFAFASGIACIWLPETLHNHKSSSESTNSVEALEMESNETNNDKMISASLQETLHNHNGGSIESTINVKALEIGSNEANKDKTIQKDKSIFQNWPLMSSIIVYCVFSLHDVAYQEVFSLWALSPRRLGGLSFTTNVVGYVLAISGIAIIIFQLALYPSVQKAFGPVNLARFAGVLSIPLLQSYPFMTKLSGFTLHLVIIIASILKNILTESIATSLFLLQNRAVEQHQRGAANGFVMTCMSAFKTVGPASGGAMHPYSLPCPECC from the exons ATGGAAGAGGGGACATTTGAACAACCATCTTTGGAGAAACACTATTATGGGAACTGTCCTGGTTGTAAGGTGGATCAAGCCAAAGAGCTGAGAAAGGATGTTTCCATTAGAAATCTTTCTTATATTTGGATGGCAGTGTTATGTGGCA CGCTGCCTGTAGCATCACTCTTTCCCTTTGTTTATTTCATG GTGAAGGATTTTAATATTGCAAAAACTGAGGCAGATATAAGTACCTATGCTGGTTATGTGG GATCATCATTCATGCTTGGCAGGGCTTTGACATCCATATTTTGGGGAATGCTATCTGATCGCTATGGTAGAAAACCTGTTATAATTTCAGGGATTATTACTGT TGTCATTTTCAACACATTATTTGGTCTTAGCACGAATCTTTGGATGGCTATTAGCATGAGATTTCTTCTTGGAAGTTTAAATGGATTACTTGGACCAATAAAG GCTTATGCTGCTGAAATTTTCAGAGAAGAGAAGCAAGCTCTAGGACTCTCAAAC TTTGTTGCTGCTTGGGGAGTAGGACTAGTCATTGGCCCTGCATTGGGAGGTTATTTGGCTCAG CCAGTGTTGAAATACCCACATATGTTTCCAAAGGATTCCTTTTGGGATAG GTTTCCATATTTCTTGCCGTGCTTTATAATATCAGCTTTTGCGTTTGCATCAGGAATTGCTTGCATTTGGCTTCCA GAGACCCTTCACAACCACAAAAGTAGCAGTGAGTCCACTAACAGTGTTGAAGCTTTGGAAATGGAAAGCAATGAGACTAACAACGATAAGATGATATCTGCATCATTGCAAGAGACCCTTCACAACCACAATGGTGGTAGCATTGAGTCCACTATCAATGTCAAAGCTTTGGAAATTGGAAGCAATGAAGCAAACAAAGACAAGACgattcaaaaagataaaagcatcTTCCAAAATTGGCCCTTAATGTCATCCATCATTGTTTACTGTGTTTTTTCACTACATGATGTTGCTTACCAAGAG GTTTTCTCATTGTGGGCTCTCAGTCCCAGAAGATTGGGTGGTCTGAGCTTTACAACTAATGTTGTTGGTTATGTTCTTGCAATATCAG GTATTGCTATTATAATCTTCCAGCTTGCCCTGTACCCATCAGTGCAGAAAGCTTTTGGACCTGTCAATCTTGCTCGTTTCGCAGGG GTGTTATCCATACCTCTCCTGCAAAGTTATCCCTTCATGACAAAGTTGTCAGGCTTCACACTACACCTAGTGATCATTATTGCCTCCATTCTGAAGAATATTTTGACA GAGTCAATTGCAACTAGTTTATTCCTTCTGCAAAATAGAGCTGTG GAACAACATCAAAGAGGGGCAGCTAATGGTTTTGTTATGACTTGTATGTCAGCATTCAAAACAGTTGGTCCTGCTAGTGGCGGTGCAAT GCACCCATATAGTCTTCCTTGCCCTGAATGttgttga
- the LOC114417386 gene encoding uncharacterized protein LOC114417386, giving the protein MGSAFGLILMIFSWVLFTFPGSDAQDGVKSAHVLDLIIRDHTFKALDKNFKTAIPQSVDLPSNLSGIGVDAVRFRCGSLRRYGAHLKEFHLGTGVTVHPCIERVMLIRQNMGYNWSSIYYANYDLSGYQLVSPIVGLLAYNADEDANSSNPFQLGIVAGEKPMTIDFTNATKMNQEGGIKPLCASFEGDGRMTLAKAPNPSRPLVCVAKRHGHFGLVVEYSPPDQFRNKPLSRWKVAVGSTIGAALGAFLLGLLLVAMLVRVKKRSRMVEMERRAYEEEALQVSMVGHVRAPTALGTRTTPIIEHEYMPHHHPR; this is encoded by the coding sequence ATGGGCTCTGCTTTtggtctgattctgatgatatTTTCCTGGGTGTTGTTTACATTTCCGGGATCCGATGCTCAGGATGGTGTCAAGTCAGCTCATGTTCTTGACCTAATCATAAGAGATCACACATTCAAGGCATTGGACAAGAACTTCAAGACAGCAATACCACAATCAGTGGACTTGCCTTCAAATCTTTCAGGCATTGGAGTTGATGCTGTGAGGTTCAGATGTGGCAGTTTGAGAAGGTATGGTGCACACTTGAAGGAGTTTCATCTTGGTACTGGTGTAACTGTGCATCCATGTATTGAGAGGGTCATGCTGATTAGACAAAACATGGGGTACAATTGGTCTTCTATATATTATGCTAACTATGATCTCTCTGGGTACCAACTTGTGTCTCCAATTGTGGGACTCCTAGCTTACAATGCTGATGAAGATGCAAACTCAAGCAACCCTTTTCAGCTTGGGATTGTGGCTGGAGAAAAGCCTATGACAATTGACTTCACCAATGCCACAAAGATGAACCAAGAAGGTGGGATCAAGCCCTTGTGTGCTAGTTTCGAAGGTGACGGAAGAATGACACTAGCAAAAGCACCAAACCCTTCAAGACCACTTGTTTGTGTTGCTAAGAGGCATGGCCATTTTGGCTTGGTTGTGGAGTACTCACCGCCGGATCAGTTCAGGAATAAGCCCTTGAGCCGGTGGAAAGTGGCGGTCGGGAGCACCATTGGCGCCGCTTTGGGTGCTTTTCTTTTAGGCCTTCTTCTTGTGGCAATGCTTGTTAGGGTGAAGAAGAGATCAAGAATGGTGGAGATGGAGAGGAGGGCCTATGAAGAAGAAGCCCTTCAGGTTTCAATGGTTGGACATGTGAGGGCTCCTACTGCACTTGGCACCCGAACCACACCTATAATTGAGCATGAGTATATGCCTCATCATCATCCTCGTTGA
- the LOC114417385 gene encoding protein ZINC INDUCED FACILITATOR 1-like isoform X1: MEEGTFEQPSLEKHYYGNCPGCKVDQAKELRKDVSIRNLSYIWMAVLCGTLPVASLFPFVYFMVKDFNIAKTEADISTYAGYVGSSFMLGRALTSIFWGMLSDRYGRKPVIISGIITVVIFNTLFGLSTNLWMAISMRFLLGSLNGLLGPIKAYAAEIFREEKQALGLSNFVAAWGVGLVIGPALGGYLAQPVLKYPHMFPKDSFWDRFPYFLPCFIISAFAFASGIACIWLPETLHNHKSSSESTNSVEALEMESNETNNDKMISASLQETLHNHNGGSIESTINVKALEIGSNEANKDKTIQKDKSIFQNWPLMSSIIVYCVFSLHDVAYQEVFSLWALSPRRLGGLSFTTNVVGYVLAISGIAIIIFQLALYPSVQKAFGPVNLARFAGVLSIPLLQSYPFMTKLSGFTLHLVIIIASILKNILTESIATSLFLLQNRAVEQHQRGAANGFVMTCMSAFKTVGPASGGAILTWSEKHIHSFFLPGTHIVFLALNVVEGLGVLLMFKPFLSVKKKTPS, translated from the exons ATGGAAGAGGGGACATTTGAACAACCATCTTTGGAGAAACACTATTATGGGAACTGTCCTGGTTGTAAGGTGGATCAAGCCAAAGAGCTGAGAAAGGATGTTTCCATTAGAAATCTTTCTTATATTTGGATGGCAGTGTTATGTGGCA CGCTGCCTGTAGCATCACTCTTTCCCTTTGTTTATTTCATG GTGAAGGATTTTAATATTGCAAAAACTGAGGCAGATATAAGTACCTATGCTGGTTATGTGG GATCATCATTCATGCTTGGCAGGGCTTTGACATCCATATTTTGGGGAATGCTATCTGATCGCTATGGTAGAAAACCTGTTATAATTTCAGGGATTATTACTGT TGTCATTTTCAACACATTATTTGGTCTTAGCACGAATCTTTGGATGGCTATTAGCATGAGATTTCTTCTTGGAAGTTTAAATGGATTACTTGGACCAATAAAG GCTTATGCTGCTGAAATTTTCAGAGAAGAGAAGCAAGCTCTAGGACTCTCAAAC TTTGTTGCTGCTTGGGGAGTAGGACTAGTCATTGGCCCTGCATTGGGAGGTTATTTGGCTCAG CCAGTGTTGAAATACCCACATATGTTTCCAAAGGATTCCTTTTGGGATAG GTTTCCATATTTCTTGCCGTGCTTTATAATATCAGCTTTTGCGTTTGCATCAGGAATTGCTTGCATTTGGCTTCCA GAGACCCTTCACAACCACAAAAGTAGCAGTGAGTCCACTAACAGTGTTGAAGCTTTGGAAATGGAAAGCAATGAGACTAACAACGATAAGATGATATCTGCATCATTGCAAGAGACCCTTCACAACCACAATGGTGGTAGCATTGAGTCCACTATCAATGTCAAAGCTTTGGAAATTGGAAGCAATGAAGCAAACAAAGACAAGACgattcaaaaagataaaagcatcTTCCAAAATTGGCCCTTAATGTCATCCATCATTGTTTACTGTGTTTTTTCACTACATGATGTTGCTTACCAAGAG GTTTTCTCATTGTGGGCTCTCAGTCCCAGAAGATTGGGTGGTCTGAGCTTTACAACTAATGTTGTTGGTTATGTTCTTGCAATATCAG GTATTGCTATTATAATCTTCCAGCTTGCCCTGTACCCATCAGTGCAGAAAGCTTTTGGACCTGTCAATCTTGCTCGTTTCGCAGGG GTGTTATCCATACCTCTCCTGCAAAGTTATCCCTTCATGACAAAGTTGTCAGGCTTCACACTACACCTAGTGATCATTATTGCCTCCATTCTGAAGAATATTTTGACA GAGTCAATTGCAACTAGTTTATTCCTTCTGCAAAATAGAGCTGTG GAACAACATCAAAGAGGGGCAGCTAATGGTTTTGTTATGACTTGTATGTCAGCATTCAAAACAGTTGGTCCTGCTAGTGGCGGTGCAAT ATTAACTTGGTCAGAAAAGCATATACATTCTTTTTTCCTGCCAG GCACCCATATAGTCTTCCTTGCCCTGAATGttgttgaaggacttggagTACTGTTGATGTTCAAACCATTCTTGAGTGTGAAGAAGAAAACACCATCATAG
- the LOC114417385 gene encoding protein ZINC INDUCED FACILITATOR 1-like isoform X3 has protein sequence MLGRALTSIFWGMLSDRYGRKPVIISGIITVVIFNTLFGLSTNLWMAISMRFLLGSLNGLLGPIKAYAAEIFREEKQALGLSNFVAAWGVGLVIGPALGGYLAQPVLKYPHMFPKDSFWDRFPYFLPCFIISAFAFASGIACIWLPETLHNHKSSSESTNSVEALEMESNETNNDKMISASLQETLHNHNGGSIESTINVKALEIGSNEANKDKTIQKDKSIFQNWPLMSSIIVYCVFSLHDVAYQEVFSLWALSPRRLGGLSFTTNVVGYVLAISGIAIIIFQLALYPSVQKAFGPVNLARFAGVLSIPLLQSYPFMTKLSGFTLHLVIIIASILKNILTESIATSLFLLQNRAVEQHQRGAANGFVMTCMSAFKTVGPASGGAILTWSEKHIHSFFLPGTHIVFLALNVVEGLGVLLMFKPFLSVKKKTPS, from the exons ATGCTTGGCAGGGCTTTGACATCCATATTTTGGGGAATGCTATCTGATCGCTATGGTAGAAAACCTGTTATAATTTCAGGGATTATTACTGT TGTCATTTTCAACACATTATTTGGTCTTAGCACGAATCTTTGGATGGCTATTAGCATGAGATTTCTTCTTGGAAGTTTAAATGGATTACTTGGACCAATAAAG GCTTATGCTGCTGAAATTTTCAGAGAAGAGAAGCAAGCTCTAGGACTCTCAAAC TTTGTTGCTGCTTGGGGAGTAGGACTAGTCATTGGCCCTGCATTGGGAGGTTATTTGGCTCAG CCAGTGTTGAAATACCCACATATGTTTCCAAAGGATTCCTTTTGGGATAG GTTTCCATATTTCTTGCCGTGCTTTATAATATCAGCTTTTGCGTTTGCATCAGGAATTGCTTGCATTTGGCTTCCA GAGACCCTTCACAACCACAAAAGTAGCAGTGAGTCCACTAACAGTGTTGAAGCTTTGGAAATGGAAAGCAATGAGACTAACAACGATAAGATGATATCTGCATCATTGCAAGAGACCCTTCACAACCACAATGGTGGTAGCATTGAGTCCACTATCAATGTCAAAGCTTTGGAAATTGGAAGCAATGAAGCAAACAAAGACAAGACgattcaaaaagataaaagcatcTTCCAAAATTGGCCCTTAATGTCATCCATCATTGTTTACTGTGTTTTTTCACTACATGATGTTGCTTACCAAGAG GTTTTCTCATTGTGGGCTCTCAGTCCCAGAAGATTGGGTGGTCTGAGCTTTACAACTAATGTTGTTGGTTATGTTCTTGCAATATCAG GTATTGCTATTATAATCTTCCAGCTTGCCCTGTACCCATCAGTGCAGAAAGCTTTTGGACCTGTCAATCTTGCTCGTTTCGCAGGG GTGTTATCCATACCTCTCCTGCAAAGTTATCCCTTCATGACAAAGTTGTCAGGCTTCACACTACACCTAGTGATCATTATTGCCTCCATTCTGAAGAATATTTTGACA GAGTCAATTGCAACTAGTTTATTCCTTCTGCAAAATAGAGCTGTG GAACAACATCAAAGAGGGGCAGCTAATGGTTTTGTTATGACTTGTATGTCAGCATTCAAAACAGTTGGTCCTGCTAGTGGCGGTGCAAT ATTAACTTGGTCAGAAAAGCATATACATTCTTTTTTCCTGCCAG GCACCCATATAGTCTTCCTTGCCCTGAATGttgttgaaggacttggagTACTGTTGATGTTCAAACCATTCTTGAGTGTGAAGAAGAAAACACCATCATAG